The genomic window TCTTCTTTTCCGATGAGCACGACATGACCTACGATGCCGTCCTGCGTCTCGACCGCGAGCTGCAAGATTTCCAGGATTGTCTGCCGTTGCCTTACCGTATGGACGACGCTCGCACTGGTTATGTTTTCGCCAAATTTCGGACTGGCGCAGACGATGGCGTCTTCCGCAGAGTCGCTCTTCAACGCTTTCTGCTCCATGTCAGCATCAGCTACCTGCTCGTTTCGTTGCACCTCCCGTATTTGCGCAGAGGCAGCGCTGATTCGGGGTTTGAAAGATCGCGCCAAGCAGCCATAGACGCGGCGATATGTGATCACAGCGCTAGGCAAGAGCTGCGTCAGCATGTGGACTGGCCCGATCATCTCGCAAGGGACGGCTTCGTCGGCGGTCGCTTCTTCTACTTTCATGCTACTTCGGCTCTGGGAATCTGCCTTCTCTCAGAACCAGACTCGAAGCAGGTGCGGCGCTTAGCACCGCTTCTTGACGAGTTTCTCAAAGTTGCAAAGCAccaccagcgccagcaaGGCGTCGACCCGAATCGTTGCATTCGCCAGGAAATCGGAATCGTCAGTCTCATACGTGGACGCGTCAGGCGTAGACTCGACTCTGGcacgtcgacgtcgagccTGCACCTCGAGAACCCTACATCGCCGATATCGTTACAGAATTCTAGCAGCGCCCAGACGCGAGATTCACTGAAACGACACCCACGCCGCACTGCCGCCGACCCAACCTCCCCGCGAGCCGTGCCAAATGTTGCCGATCAAGTGCCGTTAGACATGGCATTACCAGCGCCAAGATCAGAGCTCATGGATACGCGCCAGCCAGAGATAGGAGAGGACATGTACGATTGGTGGTCCTGGCTCGTCTCTAACCTTACTCCCTCAGATATGGCGTTTGACACGGCTCTGACGGGTACGGCTCCAGTGCAACACACACCTACAGAATGATAGCGTCACGTATCTGACTTGTAACAGTAgcatcaatcgtgaatgcgatTGCTTCGGAATTCACGCACCGCAAGCTACGCGTACAATACTTTGAATCGTGGCAATAGCCCGTGGTCAGGCTCGTCAAGGTCCGACATGGTTGCGCACTTTGACGTGGACCGGAAGCTTGTGGTTGCGCTTGGTCACAAAGGCATCCACTAGACTGTCCTGGAATTTTTGCGCGTCGTAGTTGCCTGTGGGAACAAAGTCGAATCGTCGGACGAGGTTGGAGATGACAAGGCGAATCTCCATGTAGGCCAGGACCTTGCCCACGCACGAAGTCTTTCCGAACGAGAAGGGTGTAAAGGCGGTTTTGTTGAAATGCTCCTCGTTTTCCGGGTGGAGCCACCGTTCTGGGCGGAAGCGCAGTGGCTCGGGCGAAAAGTTGCGAGCATCTCGCTGGAGCGACCAGATGGGCAGCGTAACAATCGTGTTGGCAGGGATGACGACCTTCTGTCCATTCACATCGACCACGGCCGGCGAGGTGCTTTCGCGCTGCAGGCCGGTAGGGACGGGAGGGAAAATTCGGAGCGACTCGTTGATGACGGCATTGAGCAGAGGGCATGTCTTGTCGTCCATTCGAGCAAAGTCGGTAAGCAGGGAAGCGTCGTCACCAAACACATCCAAGAGCTCCTGACGCAGGTCGGCGAGGATCTTGGGATGCTCCATCAGGAAGAACATGGCGATTCCCATCGTAGTCGACGAAGTGTCGCTGCCGGCCACGATGATCAATCGCGCATCCGTCGTTGCTTCGGCATCTTGTCGTTTGCTGCTCTTTCCCTTTTCCGTTTCGACCTCGTGCAGTAAGTGACCCATGATGTCCGGCACCGCCTCTTTGCGTGCTTTGCGCTCCATCACAATCCTGGTCATATACTTGTCGAATTCGGCAATGGGGTTCGGCAGCAGCCCGAAAACTTCGACGAGGTAAGGCAGATTGCCAACCAGTTGGACAAACGACATGAAATCCTCCAAGGCTTGGATCATGGGTGTCAGTTGACCGTGGTTGAGCAGGCCAAAGTCACCAGCGAAGCCGGCCTGCGACATGACATCAAACGAGTAGAAGGAGCAATAGTCATCGATGTTGACCGTCTCCTTTCGCTGCGAacgcttttcgagctgGTTGACCATGTTGTCTATGTTGTCGACCAAGATGGTCTCGTAGCCTTTGAGTGCCTTGGCCGAGAAGGCAGCGTCCCAGATCTTGCGACGCGCCGAGTGGTCTGACTCGATGAGGACCGAGTGCAGATTGCGAGGGACGTGTGCGCCACGAGCGCCGGCAGTGGCTTCGTACCACGGACCTCGCCAGAAAGAACTCTTAGCACCCATGATCGGGGCAATAGCTGTAGGAGCGTTGATCGAGATCTCGCGAGGGCCTGTCCTGACAACGTCGCCGTACTTCTTGTGAGCCTCTTCGAGGGCTCTCGGACGAAGGCCTTTGGCGTCGGTGGTCATGAGAGCGAATTTGGAGACCGCCCAAGCCTTGGGTCCAGGGAAGTGACGAAGTcggtggaagaagagacgaTAGAcgccgatgctgatgaGAACACCCAACGTCCAAACAGCTAGATCGACAtaggcgagcttggcagcatcgggGAAAAGCGTTGTTTTATTGACCGAGTGTCGAAGCGAGAcatcgatgctgaagaGGGCAGTAGtgagagcaagaagctgcaTGGGCCAAAGCTCAACGTGACGGAAGATAAGATGGTGAGAGGCGACGGATAGAACGGCGATGCACAGAAAACGATGCTGTTCGAACGACTGCATCGCTGTCTGTGCCATTGTAGGGCCCGAAAGCGGTGGCATCGCTGTAAGCAGTAGGATTTGTTGATGACGGCGTGCGAGAGGGTGTTAGGGTAGAAAATGAAAGCAACCAGAATGGGCTGGGCGCTCTAGTCAAAAGAACAAGAACGGATCATACCGAGGCTGACAACGCAACAGGCTTTATaggttagggttagggttgTGGATCAATCGCAGCTCGGAGTTTGGCCATAATCCCGCAACGTAGCCTTGCTAATACGCTCATACACTCACACGCTCATACGCTCTTACGGGCAGCAGAAGAGTGCCACGGTAGCATTGGAGCGCTACTCTGACGGGCGTGAGAATCACACAGTCACAAAGTGTGGGGAAACAGCATCGCCATGATTGGACGCAGATGCTGTGACACACCAAGATGCCACGCTCGGACCAAGTCACGAGGTAGTTGCGTAGAAACGCACatgtaatcacgaatgctacGGCCCGTGAGCCgcgagccacgagctgcagcatgTCACACCCGTTTCCCCGTGGGGAAGTCGCTTACATTGAGCATCCGCAcgcacaaatcacaaattcCACTAACTtatgcacgattcacgattcacgcttcactatttatgattcgtgattgttggATCTATTAATAATTTACTGTACGtatgaatcgtgactcACTACAGTATCCCAGCGCGCTCGTCTGGCTTGGCACAGATCCAACCAATTACACGGCCGAGAGACTCAATCACCAAGGATAAAAATCAAGCCAGTTCAGACGTGCGCCGCCCAACAAAGTCGCACAAggcacattcacgattcacaatccacgattcgtgacaTTTCGCCTTGAACATGCCAAGTCGTGACTAACGTTAgtcaagcgtcaagtcACTCTAGCCGAGCGATCAAGATCCGAGTCCTGTTCATGTACCTTGCCTTGACAATTTTGATTGCTTGTGTTCCTCGCGCCGAGTCTGGGCGACGGCGAAACTCCCTaaaagcaagcaagcaagctaCCCATCACGGTGGCAACAGCTACAAGCACGAGTGGAAAAACCGAGATGGATGACGTCCCGCACGCGCCACTAGACTTGtggctctgctgcttgctgattGTGGTGGGAAAAGCAGGCTTAGTGCTGCTACCGGTAGGGGGAGCGGTGTGCACGGGGGAGGCTTGACGGTTCCCAGAGCCATCGCTGGCAGTAGCAAAGGAACCGCCCATACCGCTGAGTGTGCCTTGAGCGGAGACCTGTGCCGTCGAGCTGATGCCCATAGAAGCATCCGGTAAACCGGAGGCAACAACGTTACCCTGGATGTATTCGGAAAAGTTGGGATAGAAAATGTCCTCAGGATAAGGCCGGGTGATGTTCAGGCAGGCGGTCAGAGGAACCACATGTTTCCAGGCCGCCTTGACTGCAGGATACTGCTCGATGCTCATGTTCATGGCTGACTGCTCCAATTCGTGCTCGAGCACAATAATTCCACGCTGTGGCCATCGAAATAATGCTCGAATAGGTCTGGCGCATAGATGGAGTGGGTATCGAACCGTACGGCGCAATGTTCCAGTCGTTGGTGTCAACGTTCCACATAATGGTGCGCAAGCCGAGTCCTTGTGCGATACCACGGATACGATCGTCAATGTCACCGTAAGGAGGACGCCAGCAGGTGCGCGTGACACCCATAACGTACTTAATCGTTTTGATGGTGTACCACAACTCTGCAAAGGCTTGGGAGTTGGTCAACGCCTTCATATAGCGGTGAGACCAGGTGTGGACGCAGATGTGGTGCTCATCCACAATGCCGCGCTGCGCTTCCAAGGGCCAGTCCATGACATTGGAACCAATATACATCAAGGAAGCCTTTTGGTTATTGGCAGCCCACATGTCGTAAAGTGCGTTGTGAGTGCAGTTGGGACCGTCATCGAATGTATAGCCCCACGTGTACGGCTCATTGCATGTGATGATGTCAGGCAAAAGGCCAGCATGCTTGGGCTCAGTGCAGCCATTGTCTGTCCACCAGCAGTCGGGGTCTTGAGCCAGGTTGTAATCACCATCCAGGTTGGCACCACTCAGCGAGGCGGGTTGAGTACCGCGAACGCCAATGCCGCAAGGAATCACACCAGAAGCCTTGATGGTCTGTAGCAAGTGCAATGCTTCGATGTCGCCTGGTAAGATGTCGGCTAGTTCCCAAACGGCGGGGAATTGGTTCGTTATTTGATTGATGATGGGCAGACTGTACGGTGCGCACTCTGCACCTGGATCGTTGAGCTGCGAAGCCGTCTTTTCGGTTGTGCCGTGTGGTGCGCTTTGGCGCTTATCCAAGGCGAACAATTCCACACCGTCCCTAGCAGCAGCCCGCCGGACGTTGTCGTGAATCGATTGATGAAAGAACTCTGTTCTTCACACTCCATCATCTAAAAGCTTTGCTGTCCAAGAACCTACGTCATGCAAGGTACACTAATCTCACACTTACCCTTACCTTTACTCACTAGCATATCAATACGACAGACGCGAAGGCCCCACGTCAGCCACCTCACCGCATTGTGACGCACCTTGACTTGTCACTACGATGATCGTGTTCTGCCGGCTTTTGCTGACCCTTCCAGCAGCCTAGAAAGCTACTGCACAAGTGACATTGTCTCAAGGTTCGGAGCTTTGGGAAATGCTCAAGAGCTCTTCCAGATGTTCGGAAGGCTCCGTGACAAATCAGACGATCTAGCCAGTTGTAGCGAGCTGACGATGGTCGAAGATACAATTTTTACTGGGACTCTTGGTTCCGACACGATACTCCTGTTGGCAGGGGACCGTCTGACCTTGTCGGCTGGTTCGAGGATTACTTGAACCCCCTAACCCTTCGAGCCCCTCAAAAAGGCGCGCACAAAACCTTAATGAAAACGAGACAATCACGTCAGATCTGGGTCACATCTTCTGAACCACCCACCCCATTCTTGCAGGGAGAAGCGAGAACGCCGAAATCTGCAAGTTTGCCCTTGAGCGACCGTATGGAACTTGCCTGGAAAAAGTCGAGGTTGGCTCGCTGTGTCTCAGCGGATAAGCCACGACAACGAACGTGCAGCGTAAGACCAGGAGGCAGGAGTACCGTAGGGTCGAATTGCACACAACACAGACTTCAAAGCGTCTGTCACTAATAGCAAGTGCACAATGCTGACTGAGATGCAGCACGTAGTAGCGTTGACAGCGAATGACAAGGAGCTTTGAGTTTCGCCAAAGATTTGACTCGCTGATGTTTGCATAAGGCGACAGAGGAGCGTTCAGTAGTCATCGCAGTAGCACCAATCGCAGAACTCATCTTTCCCCCCTGTAACTACCCCTGTGCTACTGCAATGGCCAAACGACTCCTTGCAGTATTCAAGATTGGTTCGAGCATCGCGCCCTCCGCCATCTCCACAGCGCAGCGCGTATCGGGGAGCGGTTTCTTGTAGCGATCGCTTCAATGCGGCTGCATGGACTTCGGTGAGGGTGAGCGCCAGAGTCACCATCAAAGCTACTCGTAATGTTGTGGGCAGCATGGTTTGCGTTCTAATCCGTTTCTTGCTTTGGGATattgtgtgtgtgtgtgtgtgtgtgtgtgtgtgtgtttcCGTGGCTTGGCGCACCAGCTAGAAAGGCCACACAGCCTGACGTGTCTCGCTATAGCTTGGGACTTGGACCTCGAGGTGTGATAGGTCTTAGGACCATCAGGCACGAATCTCTGTTAAAGAATGTATGGAATTTATATACCGCAAGAGCGAGTCTATCCAAGACGTATGGCGTAAGCACCTTGAACAAAGCGCATTGCGTCTCCATGCTGAGACATAGTTCATGACACTAATGATGGCCCAGCTTCACTAAATAGTGCTTAGTCTCTACACGCACTAAACCCATTTACTGGAAACCACAAGATCCTACGACCGTCCTCATTTTGTAGTTGACGTCAAACTTGTACCGCACTCGCCATGAGTCCATGGCACCAGCAGATGGCGCTGTCAAAACATGGGACTTGCACCCAGACTGCAGCCAGCCGCTCCAGTCTCGTCGAAGGTAAGGTGAGGCGGATTGAGACGGTGAATAAATTCAGATTTGAGACGCGCCTTTTGCTTCAAAATGCAGGACAAATTGGGAGACGCTACAAACTGGAAGACACTTGAGAATAATTAGGGGGAAAAGACCCGTGATGGTTCTCGGCAGTTTTGATGAAGGGAAGAAAATGGTGAAAAGATCGCTTGGATTTTCTGGACTCGAGACTACATACAAAGTGAGCATATTTATGTCTTTGTGAACTGCTCGTCCTGCGACTCGGGACATCCATCTCCTCTTTCCTTCCCGTCTTCGCTCTGTGCGGGACGTGGCCTGTGTGCCTTTCGGTGGTAGGCTCTTGCAGAGTAGGCGAGGGCTACCTCATCTCTGCTCACGTTTGGTCGTACCCCGGGTAATCGCACGTGATTCTCGTTTAATGGTTGAGTAACCCCGGGTAATCGCACGCAATTTCCGTTTGATCGCGCAGGGACTATGCCGAAAgggtcttggtcgaccaTTGTATCTTCAACTAAGACGGGCAACTACAGCTTCACAAAGGTTCACCAGTGTTGCCTGTTCACTGTGTGAATAGTTAGAGCCAATTAAGGAAATTTTAGTCCTGAAAGCAAAAAGTACAGTAGTATTAAATATTGAATTACAGTATCTAGAGGTCACTATTACttgccaccatcatcgccaaCCTCCTTCCTCGCCGGATCTgccctgctcgtcgaccttGCTCGTCCACCTTGATATAATAGCTTAGCAAGAATGTCGGATTGGAACAGGAAAGTCATACTGACAGTCAAAGATCAATCCGATGGGACGACAGTGAAGAACCGCTTTCCGCCCGACGACAACGCAGCACAGTCCCTGGCTCAAATACTTGGCCGCCTCCAAAGGGGTGACGTGAGCTACGAATCCGTCACCATCCTCGTTACAGGCGTCGAAAGGGACCAAGTGCCTGTGCTCATTACGGGTGGGCAAGATGTTGTGAGCGAACGCGAACCAGTTCCGTAACGCACCCGCTTTCGTGCATGCGAGTTGCATTAATGGACCTGACTTagcaagcagcttggtcttCCTCCAGTCATCGAAACGTGTTGGCCGACTTCGTCTATCCGTGTCCCGACGTTGACGGTCCACTTCCACCCATCCTTTTTTGTGAGCTCTCATAACAGCCTTTACAGTTGTTATGGGCGTAATTTGTTCATCAGGTCGTCCCGCCCGGAATGTGCAATGACGCTTCTTGTGCTACATGATCCAGCCATTGCGAGCTTACACTTCGCCGTGTGGCTCAAGCGTAATTGAAGTGCCGTCTGTTAAAGGCACTGTCGCGATGGCAGCCAAGCGGCGAGACCGGGCCGAGGGTTGCGTGCTGTTGGACGCCAactcgactcgatgcgGTGAAAGTGAAGAATGCTCAAACTCCGGCAGGTAGTTAGGGACGCATCGATGGTCTTGCCAGCAAAGATGGTGGCGACGCTAACTTGATTTGGTCCGTGTCTTCGCAAATGGTCTGCGACACGCACCGCTTTGATCGAATCACCGCCGAGTCGAGTAAATGGCTGCGAAGGTCTAAAGTCGTTTCGCGTTTCAACGGGAACGATCACGACTCGGCGATCAATTCCTCCAGCCCCGATCCTTTGCATTTGCCACCTCCTGCTCCTCACTGATATGAAGCGTTCGGGCTGGGGAAAGTCCGAATTGCCAATCCGAGTTCTTGGAAGCCCACCATCAAGACAGATTCACGTGCTAGGACTACGATTGGCAGGTAGTCGGTCCTCGCACCGTCTCTTGATTGAAGAGACTAGATCGGCACTTGCCCCTTGAGACACCACCTGAGGAGGGCGACTTGACCCCCTTTCACCAACCCGcctcgccgctgccacccGCCATTTACCCTACCCACCGACTCTGATGTGCTGCACCCCTTCACCTTCAAGGTGGGCATCGGCACCAGCCTCGCGGTCTTGAACTTGCGT from Mycosarcoma maydis chromosome 16, whole genome shotgun sequence includes these protein-coding regions:
- a CDS encoding uncharacterized protein (related to Cytochrome P450); this translates as MAQTAMQSFEQHRFLCIAVLSVASHHLIFRHVELWPMQLLALTTALFSIDVSLRHSVNKTTLFPDAAKLAYVDLAVWTLGVLISIGVYRLFFHRLRHFPGPKAWAVSKFALMTTDAKGLRPRALEEAHKKYGDVVRTGPREISINAPTAIAPIMGAKSSFWRGPWYEATAGARGAHVPRNLHSVLIESDHSARRKIWDAAFSAKALKGYETILVDNIDNMVNQLEKRSQRKETVNIDDYCSFYSFDVMSQAGFAGDFGLLNHGQLTPMIQALEDFMSFVQLVGNLPYLVEVFGLLPNPIAEFDKYMTRIVMERKARKEAVPDIMGHLLHEVETEKGKSSKRQDAEATTDARLIIVAGSDTSSTTMGIAMFFLMEHPKILADLRQELLDVFGDDASLLTDFARMDDKTCPLLNAVINESLRIFPPVPTGLQRESTSPAVVDVNGQKVVIPANTIVTLPIWSLQRDARNFSPEPLRFRPERWLHPENEEHFNKTAFTPFSFGKTSCVGKVLAYMEIRLVISNLVRRFDFVPTGNYDAQKFQDSLVDAFVTKRNHKLPVHVKVRNHVGP
- a CDS encoding uncharacterized protein (related to Chitin deacetylase precursor) produces the protein MLVSKGKEFFHQSIHDNVRRAAARDGVELFALDKRQSAPHGTTEKTASQLNDPGAECAPYSLPIINQITNQFPAVWELADILPGDIEALHLLQTIKASGVIPCGIGVRGTQPASLSGANLDGDYNLAQDPDCWWTDNGCTEPKHAGLLPDIITCNEPYTWGYTFDDGPNCTHNALYDMWAANNQKASLMYIGSNVMDWPLEAQRGIVDEHHICVHTWSHRYMKALTNSQAFAELWYTIKTIKYVMGVTRTCWRPPYGDIDDRIRGIAQGLGLRTIMWNVDTNDWNIAPPIRALFRWPQRGIIVLEHELEQSAMNMSIEQYPAVKAAWKHVVPLTACLNITRPYPEDIFYPNFSEYIQGNVVASGLPDASMGISSTAQVSAQGTLSGMGGSFATASDGSGNRQASPVHTAPPTGSSTKPAFPTTISKQQSHKSSGACGTSSISVFPLVLVAVATVMGSLLACF